The Vicinamibacterales bacterium genome has a segment encoding these proteins:
- a CDS encoding aminotransferase class I/II-fold pyridoxal phosphate-dependent enzyme has protein sequence MKLEQFDMERMQSTFENLVEFNLSESGVRPLTSRELIEDAIGLDGLLDQPLVYSQSNGTIELRAAIAGLYPGAGLDHVEVTNGGSEANFITTFRLIEPGDEVVMLVPNYMQTWGLARAFGATVREWRFIEDRAAGRWRVDLPALEALVNAKTRMIVICNPNNPTGARLTAADLDAVARIADRHGAWILSDEVYRGAELDGQETASMWGRSDRAIITSGLSKAYGLPGLRIGWIVAPPPLVAAFWSYHDYVTIAPGALSDRLARVALAPARRARLLERTRGILRTNLPLIEDWLRNAGGFEWIAPEAGAIVYLRYQHPINSTTLVTRLREEKGVLIVPGDHFGMDGYLRLGFGEPPAYNRAGLERLRELLASLPATPRAASQA, from the coding sequence ATGAAGCTCGAACAATTCGACATGGAACGAATGCAGTCCACTTTCGAGAACCTGGTTGAATTCAACCTGTCGGAAAGCGGAGTGCGTCCGCTCACCTCCCGGGAGCTGATCGAGGACGCGATCGGGCTGGACGGTCTCCTTGACCAGCCGCTGGTCTATTCGCAGTCCAATGGCACGATCGAGCTGCGGGCCGCCATCGCCGGGCTCTACCCCGGCGCCGGCCTCGACCACGTCGAGGTCACCAACGGCGGGTCGGAGGCCAACTTCATCACGACGTTCCGGCTGATCGAGCCGGGCGACGAGGTCGTGATGCTGGTCCCCAATTACATGCAGACCTGGGGCCTGGCGCGCGCGTTCGGCGCGACCGTCCGCGAGTGGCGGTTCATCGAGGACCGCGCCGCGGGCCGCTGGCGGGTGGACCTCCCGGCGCTCGAGGCGCTGGTGAACGCCAAGACCCGGATGATCGTGATCTGCAACCCCAACAACCCGACCGGCGCCCGCCTCACCGCCGCCGATCTCGACGCGGTGGCGCGGATTGCCGACCGCCACGGCGCGTGGATCCTGTCCGACGAGGTCTATCGCGGCGCCGAGCTCGACGGGCAGGAGACCGCCTCGATGTGGGGCCGTTCGGACCGGGCGATCATCACCAGCGGCCTGTCCAAGGCGTACGGCCTGCCGGGCCTGCGCATCGGCTGGATCGTGGCGCCGCCGCCGCTGGTCGCGGCGTTCTGGTCGTACCACGACTACGTGACGATTGCGCCCGGCGCGCTGAGCGATCGCCTCGCGCGGGTCGCGCTGGCGCCCGCCCGCCGGGCGCGGTTGCTCGAACGGACGCGCGGCATCCTCCGGACCAACCTGCCGCTCATCGAAGACTGGCTCCGCAACGCCGGCGGCTTCGAGTGGATCGCACCGGAGGCCGGCGCGATCGTCTACCTGCGCTACCAGCATCCGATCAACTCGACGACGCTGGTCACGCGCCTGCGCGAGGAGAAGGGCGTGTTGATCGTGCCCGGCGACCACTTCGGCATGGACGGCTACCTGCGGCTGGGCTTCGGCGAGCCGCCCGCCTACAACCGCGCCGGACTGGAGCGGCTGCGCGAGTTGCTCGCCTCCCTGCCGGCCACGCCACGCGCCGCGTCGCAAGCATGA
- a CDS encoding CaiB/BaiF CoA-transferase family protein — MPGPLSGFTVLDLTRVLSGPYCTMVLGDLGARVIKVEQPRKGDDTRHWGPPFVGAESAYFLSINRNKESVTLDYKPAAGRDLLEKLIAKADVLVENFRPGTLARAGFGWEAMHDRFPRLVYASISGYGQTGPRSDEAGYDAVMQAEGGLMSVTGDPDRPGYRLGVAITDMVAGLYCAQGITAALLARERSGQGQRVDIGMLDTTAALLTYQAANWFATGETPKRQGNRHATIAPYETFTTADGEIVIAVGNDEIWKRFCLAANLPELAADSRFATNRDRMANYDAMRPPIDRVFRTATSAEWIARLNAAGVANGEVRDIGQMLNDPQLAARDMVQTLMHPTIGATRVIGAPIKLSDTPASLRSAPPVLGQHTDAVLAELGYSAAAIAGLRDSRVV; from the coding sequence ATGCCCGGACCCCTCTCTGGTTTCACCGTACTGGACCTCACGCGCGTCCTGTCCGGCCCGTACTGCACGATGGTGCTCGGCGACCTCGGCGCCCGCGTCATCAAGGTCGAACAGCCCCGCAAGGGAGACGACACGCGGCACTGGGGCCCGCCGTTCGTCGGCGCGGAAAGCGCCTACTTCCTGAGCATCAACCGCAACAAGGAAAGCGTCACCCTCGACTACAAGCCGGCCGCGGGCCGCGACCTGCTCGAGAAGCTGATTGCCAAGGCCGACGTGCTGGTGGAGAACTTCCGGCCGGGCACGCTCGCGCGCGCCGGCTTCGGCTGGGAAGCGATGCACGACCGCTTCCCGCGCCTGGTCTATGCCTCGATCTCGGGCTATGGCCAGACCGGGCCGCGCAGCGACGAGGCGGGGTACGACGCGGTCATGCAGGCCGAGGGCGGATTGATGAGCGTGACCGGCGATCCGGACCGGCCCGGCTATCGCCTCGGCGTCGCCATCACCGACATGGTGGCTGGCCTGTACTGCGCGCAGGGCATCACCGCCGCCCTGCTCGCGCGCGAGCGCTCGGGTCAGGGACAGCGCGTCGACATCGGCATGCTCGACACGACGGCCGCGCTGCTCACCTACCAGGCAGCCAACTGGTTCGCCACCGGCGAGACCCCCAAGCGGCAGGGGAACCGTCACGCCACCATCGCACCCTACGAAACGTTCACCACCGCCGATGGCGAGATCGTGATCGCGGTCGGCAACGACGAGATCTGGAAGCGCTTCTGCCTGGCGGCGAACCTCCCCGAACTGGCCGCCGACTCCCGCTTCGCGACCAATCGGGACCGCATGGCCAACTACGACGCCATGCGACCGCCGATCGATCGCGTGTTCCGGACCGCGACCAGCGCCGAGTGGATCGCGCGACTGAACGCCGCCGGCGTCGCCAACGGCGAGGTCCGCGACATTGGCCAGATGCTGAACGACCCGCAACTCGCCGCCCGGGACATGGTGCAGACGCTGATGCATCCCACCATCGGGGCCACCCGCGTAATCGGCGCGCCGATCAAGCTGTCGGACACTCCGGCCAGCTTGCGGTCGGCGCCGCCGGTGCTCGGCCAGCACACTGATGCGGTGCTGGCGGAGCTGGGATACTCGGCGGCCGCCATCGCCGGCTTGCGGGACAGCCGGGTCGTCTAG